The sequence atttcacataaattaatcaggtttatcgagttagcagatttggatagtcgataaccaaataaacttcttTCATTTTCGGTTGtactcagttttcgtttcggaagacacccaaaaatttaattcgcactacgatgtctacattgatttttgaacattttcaaacaaatgtaaactatactcaggtgacttcggctacaccgattttcgaatttcggttccagtatcgaatcgtttctcaaagctcaatcgttttctcaaaaaagccaaatcgaattgcaGAAACAAAagtgcaaattaaaataaatccaattttatccaattctgacttccgattctggaattgtaggatgatgaatttttaaaattcaaagtgatatagaagatgacaatcccaaaaagctttaaagttggactcaaaaatattgtaatttattcgtcatatggccatacgaatcggtttgggttatgctggttcctgaataccggctctggaagtaccttaaattaccctaaactctaaagtggaaattacttcgacatttcATGGAATATTTTATCGATTGtttcacttttagattcaaattcgatccgatttgcagtttcgacattacagagtaatgagtgattaaaatctcaaattgccacttaaaacgacggacattagaataatgtcttgaaaactgaaacaccgaagaatattcatgcaaaaaacacatacgaattgataaaaaaaaaggtatcatctcactgctaggtggattaagcacgttttttcatAAGTTACCTCTCTATATTTGctagtttaaataaatatataaataagtaaataaaacgttaatttttctagtttgccaGCCATGAAAGTCTGTATCCAAATAAACGAAACATTGATAATCCCATTAaagatctgctgaattttattcgagtcCGACtatcggtaatttttttgaccAAAATCAAATCttcattaaaaatttttaaatattattcgtaggtcatattagtgtatggttgaatgtaccgaatgtcactatgccgatatccagctttcggttgcggaagtaccaacagtagtaattaaatgtaataaaatgtagCTCACTTCACACTCTCACACATGATTCAATAGAttctcactaacttaaattcaaatgtagtatatcaatgtagcaATATTATGAAACAGAAATCTTTAAAACTATATTCTAAACTATTTTATATCGTAGTATTTTGGGGAATTTCGGCTGTAATATACAGTAGAAaaagaaaatgagaaaggcatatttACACCAGTGattagattaaaacaggtttttataaataaaataagTAGGCTTAGagttcgctcaaactttggaaaacgAACTGGGTAAATGGctgtgtctgtatgtatgtgtgtgtgtgcaaaaCAAAGAGATGTGAATCCCAGAGAAGGCATGaccgattttgaccaaactacacagataaaaatattttgtgaatttacatcttttttcatgCTCATATTTGGAgcgaacataaagttactttacaattctatacgtttcaatataatttaatctaaaaaataagcgttaattgaaaaatatagttctagtcattgaaaatttaatgcaattcaatttagttttgcatcgatgatggattccaatcaaactttcgattcaacccctgTCTATTTCATGTTACAAtggatttacatctcgtgtaaatttcattatttttttctgtgtagttgcaaatgaaaggattTCAAGGAAGTATATACGCTATTGTTTTTGCTTTTGGTTCTGATGATTACTTTTCTAGTAATAcactttcatttcaaaatttgcagttttttaaCAATACCTGTCACAATTGGTCTTGAAATTGAATAAAGTACTCTTCAACATAGTATTTTGGGTcgattcgattttagcacggtttgttCGATTGTGACGTGTTAATCCTTATAGTGAAAATTCCGCATTATCTTTGAATCTAAAGTGATAACCAATAAGTtttaacaactaaaaaaatagtaactgtcttcaactacaatcactgaaaaaacaAAACTTTCATATAACTCAAATATATTCGATTCGTAAATGTGTGTTTGTATGAtccgacagaacaaactttgcatAAGTTTGAAATCCCGAAATGTTGCTACTAGTTTTGCTAGATAGTATTGGAATGATTAATTTGAATGCATCAAGAATCAGAACAGATTGACTCAAATGATATGTTCCCATGATTATTTTGGGATTTGTGCCTTTCTATGAATTCCTATCATTCatttgggaagggaaggataagggGAATCTGGAGAGGAACGGTGTGGTAGATGAGTTGGAAAAACAGAATCAAATCGTTCTGTGCCCCCAAAAGGATACTgagcgatctgcaggtgccaaaatgtacATTTAATAATACCTCCTATCTCCGAAAGAATCAAGATATTTTACAAATGCTACACTTTTCTGCGATCTCGGAAGAATGGAGAACGATTCGCTATATTTATAAGAAGAAGTGAATTTCGTACTCCATAAGGGATGTCAAACAATTTGCTTAAACCTTCTGAGGTCAATATATTAAAAATTCATTCACTTTAGGACGAAAGATGAACCCCTCTTACTGtagctccttatcacattgggtgagGAATGATAGAATATCTatttattttagctcaccatacacagattcaatcATGTATGGAGAACAAAAAACCTGGATATGAAGTAGCGTTTATGTGGGACAGTTATAtaccagatgatatgaagtgtagtaatcgcattcacaaaaATCACACGAAAAATATTCAGCACACTGAATAGTAATCATGCGATAGTGGGAAAAatgcggtagacattttgacattttcgtCCCGAGTTGgtgattcaatgcatagggcgctggtctaacaagccagttgtcgtatgttcgagtcctgacctggaaggattcgtagtgtcagtgggATCGTAgaactagtcatgcaatggttaTGTTACTACTAATAAAACATATATCAAACTTGCTTATCTATTTGATAAACACAAATAAACTCGAACAGGTACACCAGATATTTTCCTACATAGGTTCCTACGATAAGCCACCGGCAGCACTGGCGGCCTTCAATCAAGTGCCGTCTAGTTAGTTGGTACAAAAAAGATATATTTTCcattattaattttttataatattgtagAGATTTCAAGTTTCATGCGTttatcacaaatgttttgtgaaTTCGCATAGTGAAAACGTAGGATGTCATGCGACCGGTAGGATAAACAGACCCCTTGAACAAGAACGTCAGTTCGTAATGTTTCGAAGGCTAAAAATTTCTTGTGAAAATCTGTCGCTTGTGAGTGGTCTGCTGAAAAAGAATTGTCGCAACTTGCTACAACTGGAAGTCATCGAGAAATCTAACCAATGGCTAGTCAAGCGATGCAGAGAAATGAATTCTGCTATTGTAGGTTTCCATTTTATCGTTTGATCACGCGTATAAGAAATAATTATCAATTCATTTCGAACAGTCAATTCCCAGGCCATTCAGTGTTCGGTTGGCTAAAGCTCAAGACGAACCTCACATTATGCATTTCCTAAGAGAGCATCTGTACGACGAAGAACCGCTATTGAGAAGTCTGAACATAACCAAAACAATGGCTATTCCCTGTTTAGAGGCGTATTTGAACGATCATCTGAAAGATGGTAAATGATTTAAGCCTTGTCAGTATAATAGATAAAATGTTATCATTTTCTTCACAAATACAGGATTCACTATGATTGCCGTCGAACCCGACAATAGGATAGTGGGTATATCTCTGAACCAAAGGAACTGCGACTGGGAAGGCGACAAGCTTCGTGAGCGCGCCGAGCGAGTTCAGTGTGATCCTCTCAGGAAACTGTtttacatttggtcaatagtggCTAAAGAACCAAAACTTCATCAGAAGTATCGAACTTCATGTATATTCGAGGTATGGTGAGGTCTTAAAACTTTGCAACCAACCTGTAAAAGCTCATGCGCAGAAGCTCTTCGGAACTTAGTTTCACTATTTACCACTAGTGGCGAATGGCGCTGCTGACGGAATTAACCCAACACTAACCggcttttttttcgattttgttttcaaccCTCTCTACAGATTGCCATTCTTGCCACGGCACGCGAAGCCCAACGCAGAGGAATAGGATATCAATTAACGGTGCAGTCGCTGCGTTTGGCACGTGATTTAGGGTTCGACTGGGCGCGCATGGATTGCACGAGCGAGTATAGGTAAGGTCCACTTAGTAGCCGTAATGTAGATAACATCAGTGTTTGTTCTTCGTTTGCACGGTTTCATCCCTACGCCTTCCCACGCAATCGCGCAGTTCCAGAATAGCGAAAAAAGTCGGTATGGATTGCACGTGGTCGGTTCCCTACAAACATCTGGTAGACAGTGCCAAAAAACCAGTGGTGATTCCAGATGAACCGCACAGTCACATTCGCGTTCATGTTATTCAGTTGAGAGGAAGTTAGGCGTTTTCGGTGCCGATGTAGGGAAGCACCAAGACTGCTGAAGTTTGAGCTGAGACCattattgaaaataaatgttGTATATACTTTTTGATGGCAGGACATTTCAATTGAAGAAAGCAAAACACTATGCTTTATAATATGTTTATGCAAATCTTCACATTATATTTTTTTGCATATCTGTGCTGCCTTTCATTTATACATTTTATACAGGGAAATTTAGTGAAGCATTCTTGTAAGAACCAAATAAacccaaaatattaaaaatacattATTTAGCAGTAAAGAAAATGAATTAAAACAGTTCCGATTCATCTTGATCACAAATTTCAAAATGATCTCGATCAGCTTGAAATAGTTATTCTTATTGACCGTTTTGTCAACCCTGCCATTGGAAACCGCCGGTAAAGTCTCGAGAAAGTTAAGGTCCGGGTTTTGTGGAGGCCCGtcttgtgtttatttttttgtaacaaGACTGGTTAGACTTGATCTTCTTACTgatccttattaccgttctcacttccactttcacattcacttcacttacatgtcactttgatttgatttttcctattaccagtatcacgcatagtgaagtgatcattgtggtggaaaaaactttttttttgtcgtgaatacgacttactttactatgaggttccttttcaaaattagccatacggaagaatgggcagaacttagtcgtgaatatcttgacttgtattaatggcagcaacataattctttcactatttcatcaaaaatatgatcaggaatttagaataatattttgaacagtgtgagataaccacaaacaactcaaaaattaagttttccgaaaattttgaaacaacgcggaaaactctttacttttgcttgggtttttcgcgcaaggacgacgattttgagatagtcaggcacatatcttcaactgactgcttataaaaggggaaccgtggtcgaaaatcgatcatttcttcttgtgcgttggatgaaagaagacgtcggggcgagaagaaacattcaaacagcggcacggagagcgcaccttctgcgtggttgaaaacCTCTAACGCTCAGCTCGTAGCTCTCATTTGCTTTCCGATCGTCgtatatctctctctctctctctctctctctatatatatatatatatatatatatatatatatatatatatatatatatatatatatatatatatatatatatatatatatatatatatatatatatatatatatatatatatatatatatatatatatatatatatatatatatatatatatatatatatatatatatatatatatatagagagagagagagagagagagagagagagagtagaaattaaaattatcatatATTTGATCATACAAGAAAGATTATTTAAATGTTCTGTAGACTCTgtaaagaaaattaaacaatcattataaaatcacttattatatttatattatatttaaaaaCTAACCAATTCTCGGCAGCGAAACCAGCTTCACCCTGCGTCTGATTTGCCGTCCGAACGCCAGAAAGCTCCGCCCTAGCCTTTTGAATTTGATTGAATCCTTTTTCTAGAATTAAATCGGTATGAATtacttcaatttcaaaatttattagaGCTACTTACAATTTGATCAGAATCCAATTGTTGCCGCCGTTTCCGCTGCTGTTGCCGTTGGTGCGTCTGTTATTGCCGTTGTCGCGGTTGTGGCTGTTGCCGTTGTTCTGTTGTAGTTGTATCTGTAGCGGCTGTTGTAGTGGGTGTTGCAACCatggctgttgctgttgctgcagCCATTGCCACTGATGTCACGGATGCATAGCTTGCATCGGCTGTATTTGCAGAAGCGGTTGATATAAGTGATGTTGTTGTAATTGTAAGTTATGTTGGTATATTTGATATTCCAACGACGATGGTGGTGTGGGTGGTGGTAGTGGTAGTGGTGGTGTttgttccaacattttttctataatggtacatcaatattttgtcgtgaaaactaTAAACACTAATGAACTATTTCATGAGTTTATACCCTGATTATTGCAACAtagcagtcggtgttgaacagtcgttcgcaccgaacgcgtatagctcttggctcctggaaattttttctggctacctacactcttagaaaaaatgaaatttacgcttgacgtaacaccaagtatgccgtaatttcttcggctatgacacaatattacatctactaacatgtgatCATAActgttgcgtctgtatcgatgtaaattTCAGCTAAATCAACTGTGAAGGTAATGATATGActaatctttacatgctttgtattgtgaatgtaagtgaatcgcgacgctccttttatgtgcatctataaagatgtaacattttctaagtgtgtagagtttcattgattcaaggctttagTCTTTTTcgaggctacctgaatcaccatTAGTCTTttcaaagactaacaattagtcagtctttctcaaggctatacaaacagtgattttttaatataatcagtctttttcaagactaagaaattaatttgccttttttaaggcttgctattcaaagaactattcttcgaactaatcagtctttattaagactaccacaaaatcagtttttatcaagacttttccaaactaggagtctaatcgaagactaatttagcctagttaatttaattccaaatctcatttatttcaaaaatgcctgcgtccaatcggaaaggcaacaagcctaaggctaaaaataattcaatacggagtaaatcacaatccgttattcaacatttttctaataacattcacgatcttctaAAATCTGAATGTATAAAGAAAAGACAACGgctggatttcccttccgttgattctatgccgtctaacaatatttacgatattcttcctgaatccgattgtagcgacgtagaagaaaattcttcaaaaaatcctaaaatggacgcttgtcgttctgggaagaaacaacaatctatgccaccagtgacggtgatgatttccgacttcaaagcattccgaactgagctttctacttttctcccggaagtaaaagtctcatttcaaatcggacgaagaggagaatgtcgagtcttggttgatggattggaagattatgaacgtcttatccgatatttaccccagaaacttcataaattctaTTCATATGATAAATCAGACGGACCCTTTAAGGCAGTCTTGAACGGCTTATCAAATGTTCGAAGtagtgatgaaattaaaaatgaactaaaagaattgctagggttggttttgtttttaaattcgaagcTCAAACAAAATGATCCAAAATCATTTGCGTTTAGGTTTGTAGTCAAAATTAAACGAGATATTATTATGTTGGACTTCTCACTTAGCATAATAAACCacaaaatttctattctaaatctagaaacggcaataaaAAACgatgtattcttgcattcttaaattcggtaagaatattccgagaatgaaaacgcactgagctgcaaaaattatttttgtcgtgaatacgacttactttactatggggtgccttttcaaaatataccctctgagagagtgataagtttttgatatctcttgttgtatctaacgaatcaacataattttttctacaccccatcggaaatatgatcacaattttatgataaaattttcagttgtgtgacatagtctcaaataattcaaaattaaacttttctgaaaggtttggtataaacgagtatcaaaggggataatccataaggcgcgtttgccttgctcgtaattttaaagctcatagctcagtgatctgtgaaaggatttatataatctaactaccaatagaatcgaaattttttaacttaaacgtgtatagcaaaagcattgaagtatttcaatagtacactattgaaaaacctgtcgcttttgacccatgtcaacaccagccaatcagaacgcgttctggggaagagaacaaaatatctgctgctgtacaacaaatcgttcgagaaaaatattccgaaaagtgttgaatatcgtagtgagttcctcaatttggtccttctgaatgctagaaacgaatccctagagCATATTAatagtctctttcaataaattatgcaaatccgaaatgaaataatcgacattaaaattctgtatgcgtctatttttatagcccacactttaccctatatttccggatccggataaaattcaggaattacgtattggaccacaggaccttt comes from Malaya genurostris strain Urasoe2022 chromosome 3, Malgen_1.1, whole genome shotgun sequence and encodes:
- the LOC131437813 gene encoding uncharacterized protein LOC131437813, giving the protein MFRRLKISCENLSLVSGLLKKNCRNLLQLEVIEKSNQWLVKRCREMNSAISIPRPFSVRLAKAQDEPHIMHFLREHLYDEEPLLRSLNITKTMAIPCLEAYLNDHLKDGFTMIAVEPDNRIVGISLNQRNCDWEGDKLRERAERVQCDPLRKLFYIWSIVAKEPKLHQKYRTSCIFEIAILATAREAQRRGIGYQLTVQSLRLARDLGFDWARMDCTSEYSSRIAKKVGMDCTWSVPYKHLVDSAKKPVVIPDEPHSHIRVHVIQLRGS